A genomic region of Cyprinus carpio isolate SPL01 chromosome B11, ASM1834038v1, whole genome shotgun sequence contains the following coding sequences:
- the LOC109083876 gene encoding dual specificity tyrosine-phosphorylation-regulated kinase 2-like, with protein sequence MMILSRKPDGPIAGARHGDSLYDSYMRTDHIVNQDADVNGQSPSGLPPLPKHTGVNKPTMKDHQAIRGGQVKVKYVYEDTYNRKLNGVSQHNGTSQVPAKPQPAISKERSVDSNSSVKSSESSTKVTKLGSTMTPEQALKQYRQQLTTLEQQEIHNYPEIYFLGPNAKKRQAVAGGTNNSGYDDDQGGYIHVPHDHLAYRYEFLKVIGKGSFGQVAKVYDHKLQQHLALKMVRNEKRFHRQAAEEIRILEHLKKQDKTGSMNAVHMLENFTFRNHICMTFELLSMNLYELIKRNKFQGFSLPLVRKFAHSILQCLEALHRHKIIHCDLKPENILLKQQGRSGIKVIDFGSSCFDHQRVYTYIQSRFYRAPEVILGLRYGMPIDMWSFGCILAELLTGYPLFPGEDEGDQLACMMELLGMPSQKLLEQAKRAKNFISSKGHPRYCTVSTLSNGTVVLNGSRSRRGKMRGPPGSKEWGVALKGCDDPTFIDFLKKCLDWDSSTRMTPVQALRHPWLYKRLPKPAPGGEKSTAPKRITEHSTSFPTIISKVPPVMGSTNNKLRTTMMGDSTGSIAFRTVLPKLVS encoded by the exons ATGATGATATTGAGCAGAAAACCAGATGGCCCCATAGCTGGAG CTCGCCACGGGGACAGTCTATATGACTCCTACATGCGCACCGATCACATTGTGAACCAGGACGCTGATGTGAATGGGCAGAGTCCCTCTGGACTGCCCCCTCTCCCCAAACACACT GGTGTGAACAAGCCTACAATGAAGGATCACCAAGCAATCCGCGGAGGACAGGTGAAGGTGAAATATGTTTACGAGGACACCTACAACCGCAAACTTAATGGTGTGAGCCAGCACAACGGCACAAGCCAAGTACCAGCTAAGCCCCAACCTGCAATCTCCAAAGAGAGAAGCGTGGACAGCAACAGCTCTGTCAAGTCCTCGGAGAGCTCAACAAAAGTCACAAAGCTGGGCAGCACAATGACCCCAGAACAAGCTCTCAAGCAATACCGGCAGCAGCTGACTACCTTGGAGCAGCAGGAGATCCACAACTATCCTGAGATCTATTTCCTGGGACCAAATGCCAAGAAAAGGCAGGCAGTAGCTGGGGGCACCAACAATAGTGGATATGACGACGACCAGGGAGGATACATCCACGTACCTCATGACCACCTTGCCTATCGCTACGAGTTCCTCAAGGTGATTGGCAAAGGTAGTTTCGGACAAGTGGCGAAGGTTTATGACCACAAGTTACAGCAGCACCTTGCCTTGAAGATGGTGCGAAACGAGAAGCGCTTCCATCGGCAAGCTGCTGAGGAGATCCGAATTCTGGAGCACCTGAAAAAGCAAGACAAGACAGGCAGCATGAACGCAGTCCACATGTTGGAAAATTTCACCTTCCGCAATCACATATGTATGACTTTTGAGCTGCTTAGCATGAACCTGTACGAGCTCATCAAACGCAACAAGTTCCAGGGTTTCAGTCTTCCACTGGTACGCAAGTTTGCACACTCTATTCTCCAGTGCCTGGAAGCACTCCATCGCCATAAGATCATCCACTGTGATCTGAAACCAGAGAATATCTTACTGAAGCAGCAAGGCAGGAGTGGGATCAAGGTTATTGACTTCGGCTCCAGCTGTTTCGATCACCAGCGTGTCTACACGTACATCCAATCCCGCTTCTACCGTGCACCCGAAGTCATTTTGGGATTGCGATACGGTATGCCTATAGACATGTGGAGCTTTGGTTGCATTCTGGCAGAGCTGCTTACCGGATACCCTCTGTTTCCTGGTGAAGATGAAGGTGACCAGCTGGCCTGCATGATGGAGCTACTAGGTATGCCATCTCAGAAACTGCTGGAACAAGCCAAGCGTGCCAAGAACTTTATCAGTTCCAAAGGCCACCCACGCTACTGTACAGTCAGCACACTTAGCAATGGCACCGTAGTCCTCAACGGGAGCCGTTCTCGCCGGGGAAAAATGCGGGGTCCCCCAGGAAGCAAGGAGTGGGGGGTGGCCCTCAAAGGCTGCGATGACCCCACGTTCATTGACTTTCTGAAAAAGTGTCTGGATTGGGACTCTAGTACTCGGATGACACCAGTTCAGGCCTTAAGACACCCCTGGCTCTACAAGAGACTGCCCAAGCCTGCACCTGGTGGAGAGAAGTCCACAGCGCCCAAACGGATCACAGAGCACAGCACCTCTTTCCCTACTATCATCTCCAAGGTACCCCCTGTCATGGGCTCAACCAACAACAAACTGCGGACCACCATGATGGGGGACTCCACTGGAAGTATAGCTTTTCGCACAGTGCTGCCGAAGCTTGTTT